One genomic window of Roseateles sp. DAIF2 includes the following:
- a CDS encoding DUF4880 domain-containing protein — MSGSAKPAITPEVLDAAADWLARLASGSASAAEHAACERWRRQHPEHARAWAQAEALQALMGQLPPGLTLPVLERARGLSRRGLLRDGAKYGALLAALPAAWAGWRVAQEQGWTAELRSARGEQRHELRLEDGSLLSLNSASAVDLRFDAQQRLLLLRAGEILLDAAGDRRPLRLQTPQGRLELVNGGAGRLVLRLAGALSRVALLDGSLRLEPHRRPVPTLRLRAGEQAAFDAEGWVGPVTPAGPASQAWTRGLLPADRMRLADLAAELSRYRGGLLHCDPAVAELRVSGTFPVGSEAATERTLGMLVSTYALRAERRLGGLWVRLLPA, encoded by the coding sequence ATGAGCGGATCGGCGAAACCGGCGATCACGCCCGAGGTGCTGGACGCGGCGGCCGACTGGCTGGCGCGCCTGGCCAGCGGCAGCGCCAGCGCCGCCGAGCACGCCGCCTGCGAGCGCTGGCGCCGCCAGCATCCCGAGCATGCGCGCGCCTGGGCCCAGGCCGAGGCGTTGCAGGCCCTGATGGGCCAGTTGCCGCCGGGGCTGACCCTGCCGGTGCTGGAGCGCGCGCGCGGTTTGAGCCGGCGCGGCCTGCTGCGCGATGGCGCCAAGTACGGCGCGCTGCTGGCCGCGCTGCCGGCTGCTTGGGCCGGCTGGCGCGTGGCGCAGGAGCAGGGCTGGACCGCCGAGCTGCGCAGCGCCCGCGGCGAACAGCGTCACGAGCTGCGGCTGGAGGATGGCAGCCTGCTGAGCCTGAACAGCGCCAGCGCGGTCGATCTGCGCTTCGATGCGCAACAGCGCCTGCTGCTGCTGCGCGCCGGCGAGATCCTGCTGGACGCCGCCGGCGACCGCCGCCCGCTGCGGCTGCAGACGCCGCAGGGCCGGCTCGAGCTGGTCAACGGCGGCGCCGGCCGCCTGGTGCTGCGCCTGGCCGGTGCGCTGTCGCGCGTGGCCCTGCTGGACGGCTCGCTGCGGCTGGAGCCGCACCGCCGGCCGGTGCCGACCCTGCGTCTGCGTGCCGGCGAGCAGGCGGCCTTTGATGCGGAGGGCTGGGTCGGCCCGGTCACGCCGGCGGGCCCGGCCAGCCAGGCCTGGACGCGCGGCCTGCTGCCGGCCGACCGCATGCGCCTGGCCGATCTGGCCGCCGAGCTGTCGCGCTACCGCGGCGGCCTGCTGCATTGCGACCCGGCGGTCGCCGAGCTGCGCGTCAGCGGCACCTTCCCGGTCGGCAGCGAGGCCGCGACCGAACGCACGCTGGGCATGCTGGTCTCGACCTATGCGCTGCGCGCCGAGCGCCGCCTGGGCGGTCTGTGGGTGAGGCTGCTGCCGGCCTGA
- a CDS encoding TonB-dependent receptor, producing MTADPKFRLITLAALAALWGSSAGAAEPLLDQPALAAPQTYRQAGGQPLAQALNELALRLSIALSFDPVLTEGLKSPALAGRLSAREALARLLAGSGLEIAARSDGSFTLRRSAAAAAPSAEADALPLVRGRASAESRATSEGTGSYAALAVSLGKLEQRPRDIPQSLSVLTRQQLDDRNLASLDEAMRNVTGISVETSSTGGNHGNFYARGYALDTVQIDGVVTPASTGSDLSTGFSMAVYDRVEVLRGPAGLLQGAGDPGGSINLVRKRASKEFAASYELFTGSWRRHEARFDVGGSLNETGSVRGRLVAAYQDRHSFVDHVNSRKPLVYGTAAIDLDARTTLSAGLTYQQYKGRPAFGLPAYEDGSFLEVPRSTNVDPAWSHINEELKEYFGEIEHRLENGGRARLSLVHREQDEPSRKFGWADCSVDRTSGDSCLISWIYRSHWKTQGADAFVSSPFEAFGRRHQLTLGADYRRVSKAFQYGGGDGAYVNVYRPDNRVPEPSYTFDNGNNSKTTQYGAYARAHLQLADRLQLALGGRLSWWERSEQNRNAYFNQFSDTHTEVKHKFTPLAGLVYTLNDSWSAYASYTSIFSPQTASDFQGRGLAPRTGKQFELGLKAELFDKQANAHVALFRMEDVNRATTDPDHLRYSIAAGKMRSEGLEAEITGRLLPRWDLSAGYAFNYTATLSGTDEEKRRLYSYIAPRHTLHLWSKYGFGPGALDGFSVGAGLRALSSTYRLAGDVKFEQRPYALASLQLGYRFGSGLEAALTIENLFDKVYYQRVWAAFGSNYYGEPRNAMLSLRGKF from the coding sequence ATGACCGCCGACCCGAAATTCCGCCTGATCACCCTGGCCGCGCTGGCCGCCCTGTGGGGCAGCAGCGCCGGCGCTGCCGAGCCGCTGCTGGACCAGCCGGCGCTGGCCGCGCCGCAGACCTACCGCCAGGCCGGCGGCCAGCCGCTGGCCCAGGCCCTGAACGAGCTGGCGCTGCGGCTGAGCATTGCCCTGTCCTTCGACCCGGTCCTGACCGAGGGCCTGAAGAGCCCGGCGCTGGCCGGCCGCCTGAGCGCGCGCGAGGCGCTGGCGCGGCTGCTGGCCGGCAGCGGGCTGGAGATCGCGGCGCGTTCGGACGGCAGCTTTACCCTGCGCCGCAGCGCGGCGGCGGCGGCGCCGAGCGCCGAGGCCGATGCGCTGCCGCTGGTGCGCGGCCGCGCCTCGGCCGAGTCGCGCGCCACCAGCGAGGGCACGGGCTCCTACGCCGCGCTGGCCGTGAGCCTGGGCAAGCTGGAGCAGCGGCCGCGCGACATCCCGCAGTCGCTCAGCGTGCTGACACGCCAGCAGCTGGACGACCGCAATCTGGCGAGCCTGGACGAGGCGATGCGCAACGTCACCGGCATCTCGGTCGAGACCTCCAGCACCGGCGGCAACCATGGCAACTTCTATGCGCGCGGCTATGCGCTGGACACGGTGCAGATCGACGGCGTCGTCACGCCGGCGAGCACCGGCAGCGATCTGTCGACCGGCTTCAGCATGGCGGTGTACGACCGCGTCGAGGTGCTGCGCGGGCCGGCCGGCCTGCTGCAGGGCGCCGGCGATCCGGGCGGCAGCATCAACCTGGTGCGCAAGCGCGCGAGCAAGGAATTCGCCGCGAGCTATGAGCTGTTCACCGGCTCCTGGCGTCGCCACGAGGCCCGGTTCGATGTCGGCGGCTCGCTGAACGAAACCGGCTCGGTGCGCGGCCGCCTGGTTGCGGCCTACCAGGACCGCCATTCCTTCGTCGACCATGTGAATTCGCGCAAGCCGCTGGTCTACGGCACCGCCGCCATCGACCTCGATGCGCGCACCACGCTCAGCGCCGGCCTGACCTATCAGCAGTACAAGGGGCGCCCCGCCTTCGGCCTGCCGGCCTATGAGGACGGCAGCTTCCTCGAGGTGCCGCGCTCGACCAATGTCGATCCCGCCTGGAGCCACATCAACGAGGAGCTGAAGGAGTACTTCGGCGAGATCGAGCATCGCCTGGAGAACGGCGGGCGGGCCCGGCTGAGCCTGGTGCATCGCGAGCAGGACGAGCCCTCGCGCAAGTTCGGCTGGGCCGATTGCTCGGTCGACCGCACGAGTGGCGACAGCTGCCTGATCAGCTGGATCTACCGCAGCCACTGGAAGACCCAGGGCGCCGATGCCTTTGTCAGCAGCCCCTTCGAGGCCTTCGGCCGCCGCCATCAGCTGACCCTCGGGGCCGACTACCGCCGCGTCAGCAAGGCCTTCCAGTACGGTGGTGGCGATGGCGCCTATGTCAACGTCTACCGGCCCGACAACCGGGTGCCCGAGCCCAGCTACACCTTCGACAACGGCAACAACAGCAAGACCACCCAGTACGGCGCCTATGCCCGCGCCCATCTGCAGCTGGCGGATCGGCTGCAGCTGGCGCTGGGCGGCCGGCTCAGCTGGTGGGAGCGCAGCGAACAGAACCGCAACGCCTACTTCAACCAGTTCTCCGACACGCACACCGAGGTCAAGCACAAGTTCACGCCGCTGGCCGGCCTGGTCTACACGCTGAACGACAGCTGGTCGGCCTATGCCAGCTACACCAGCATCTTCTCGCCGCAGACCGCCAGCGATTTCCAGGGCCGCGGCCTGGCCCCGCGCACCGGCAAGCAGTTCGAGCTGGGCCTGAAGGCCGAGCTGTTCGACAAGCAGGCCAACGCCCATGTGGCGCTGTTCCGCATGGAGGACGTGAACCGCGCGACGACCGACCCCGATCATCTGCGCTACTCGATCGCCGCCGGCAAGATGCGCAGCGAGGGCCTGGAGGCCGAGATCACCGGCCGCCTGCTGCCGCGCTGGGACCTGAGCGCCGGCTATGCCTTCAACTACACGGCCACCCTGAGCGGCACCGACGAGGAGAAGCGCCGGCTCTACAGCTACATCGCGCCGCGCCATACGCTGCATCTCTGGAGCAAGTACGGCTTCGGCCCCGGCGCGCTGGACGGCTTCAGCGTCGGCGCCGGCCTGCGCGCCCTCAGCAGCACCTACCGCCTGGCCGGCGACGTCAAGTTCGAGCAGCGGCCCTATGCGCTGGCCTCGCTGCAGCTGGGCTACCGCTTCGGCTCCGGGCTGGAGGCGGCGCTGACGATCGAGAACCTGTTCGACAAGGTCTACTACCAGCGCGTCTGGGCCGCCTTCGGCTCGAACTACTACGGCGAGCCACGCAACGCGATGCTGAGCCTGCGCGGGAAGTTCTGA
- a CDS encoding PepSY-associated TM helix domain-containing protein — translation MLSARALKTWTWLHKWSSLVCTVFMLLLCLTGLPLIFHHEIGHLLGTEVEAPAKAVDKLPNPPRIGLDEVLAVARAQHPDRVVQFASLDEHDDRIWFVTMTPTPAPTDDFRSVVVDARDGALLGQPRFNEGFMYWMFRLHVDLFADLPGKLFLGLMGLLLLVAIVTGVVLYAPFMRKLAFGEVRREKSPRIKWLDLHNLLGIVTLVWAFVVGATGMINTWADLMIKYWQYSEISTLLAPYKDQPVVPLAERGSVQASLQAARAQAPGMKLSFIAFPGTAFSSPHHHTFFLRGETPLTSRLLQPVLVDAKTTEVTAAPHLPWYLTALLVSQPLHFGDYGGLPMQIIWALLDIATIIVLGSGLYLWFKRRAPRQLAEEAGAVVAAPPPSPTPELASARGVETSA, via the coding sequence ATGCTGAGCGCCCGCGCCCTCAAGACCTGGACCTGGTTGCACAAATGGAGCAGCCTGGTCTGCACGGTCTTCATGCTGCTGCTGTGCCTGACCGGCCTGCCGCTGATCTTCCACCACGAGATCGGGCATCTGCTCGGCACCGAGGTCGAGGCGCCCGCGAAGGCGGTCGACAAGCTGCCGAACCCGCCGCGCATCGGCCTGGACGAGGTGCTGGCGGTGGCGCGCGCCCAGCATCCGGACCGGGTGGTGCAGTTCGCCTCGCTGGACGAGCATGACGACCGCATCTGGTTCGTCACGATGACGCCCACGCCGGCGCCGACCGACGACTTCCGCTCGGTCGTGGTCGACGCCCGCGATGGCGCGCTGCTGGGCCAGCCCAGGTTCAACGAGGGCTTCATGTACTGGATGTTCCGGCTGCATGTGGACCTGTTCGCGGACCTGCCGGGCAAGCTCTTCCTCGGCCTGATGGGCCTCTTGCTGCTGGTCGCCATCGTCACCGGCGTGGTGCTGTACGCGCCCTTCATGCGCAAGCTGGCCTTCGGCGAGGTGCGGCGCGAGAAATCGCCGCGCATCAAGTGGCTGGACCTGCACAACCTGCTGGGCATCGTGACCCTGGTCTGGGCCTTTGTGGTTGGCGCTACCGGCATGATCAACACCTGGGCCGACCTGATGATCAAGTACTGGCAGTACAGCGAGATCAGCACCCTGCTGGCGCCCTACAAGGACCAGCCGGTGGTGCCGCTGGCCGAGCGCGGCTCGGTGCAGGCCTCGCTGCAGGCGGCGCGCGCGCAGGCTCCGGGCATGAAGCTGTCCTTCATCGCCTTCCCCGGCACCGCCTTCTCCAGTCCGCACCACCACACCTTCTTCCTGCGCGGCGAGACGCCGCTGACCTCGCGCCTGCTGCAGCCGGTGCTGGTCGACGCGAAGACGACCGAGGTCACCGCGGCGCCGCACCTGCCCTGGTACCTGACCGCGCTGCTGGTCTCGCAGCCGCTGCATTTCGGCGACTACGGCGGCCTGCCGATGCAGATCATCTGGGCCCTGCTGGACATCGCGACCATCATCGTGCTGGGCAGCGGCCTGTATCTGTGGTTCAAGCGCCGCGCGCCGCGCCAGCTGGCCGAGGAGGCCGGCGCGGTGGTGGCCGCGCCGCCGCCATCGCCGACGCCGGAGTTGGCGAGCGCACGCGGCGTCGAGACCTCGGCCTGA
- a CDS encoding 2'-5' RNA ligase family protein, whose product MPQAHDPSAARPDHRLFFALCPDTATALKLSALATRLKNELGLKGRPHALERFHVTLHHLGDFVGMPIELRERAEAAADGLRFEPVALRFDQLLSFTRKDRNRPLVLGGGAGLDGVRELQRALGAALAAGGVPLERGSFTPHLTLMYDDAAVPRQDIAPIGWTAGELVLVDSLLGQSRHLRLRSWPLTQDEKRKDAQA is encoded by the coding sequence ATGCCCCAGGCCCACGACCCTTCAGCAGCGCGCCCCGACCACCGCCTGTTCTTCGCGCTCTGTCCCGACACGGCCACCGCGCTGAAGTTGTCGGCGCTGGCCACCCGGCTGAAGAACGAGCTGGGCTTGAAGGGGCGGCCGCATGCGCTCGAGCGCTTCCATGTCACGCTGCACCATCTGGGCGATTTCGTCGGCATGCCCATCGAGCTGCGCGAGCGGGCCGAGGCCGCCGCCGACGGCCTGCGCTTTGAGCCGGTGGCGCTGCGCTTCGACCAGCTGCTGAGCTTCACCCGCAAGGACCGCAATCGCCCGCTGGTGCTGGGCGGCGGGGCGGGCCTGGACGGAGTGCGGGAACTGCAGCGCGCGCTCGGCGCCGCGCTGGCCGCGGGCGGCGTGCCGCTGGAGCGCGGGAGCTTCACGCCGCACCTGACCCTGATGTACGACGATGCGGCGGTGCCGCGCCAGGACATCGCGCCCATCGGCTGGACCGCCGGCGAGTTGGTGCTGGTCGACAGCCTGCTGGGCCAGAGTCGGCACCTGCGGCTGCGCAGCTGGCCGCTGACGCAAGACGAAAAAAGAAAGGACGCCCAAGCATGA
- a CDS encoding N-acetyltransferase, producing the protein MSALLAACLARPRPLALRIDVQLPPDELERELDALQARMRRPGDPLHGLAGQSFGPPDLLLRQREADGELYVYVEDIARDRLAGYTVFNRLIELDRRADRHLRAPHSRFRAAYQRRGLAGAIYRRVLEAGRHCLLSGARQSEGAHALWQTLARQYESAYVDLRDKRLAYLGREIGAAPCEALQTRRLLLGRGWSLEALGRRAGLRLGP; encoded by the coding sequence ATGAGCGCGCTGCTGGCCGCCTGCCTGGCCCGGCCGCGCCCGCTGGCGCTGCGCATCGACGTGCAGCTGCCGCCCGACGAACTGGAGCGCGAACTCGACGCGCTGCAGGCCCGGATGCGAAGACCCGGCGATCCGCTGCATGGCCTGGCCGGCCAGAGCTTCGGCCCGCCCGACCTGCTGCTGCGCCAGCGCGAGGCCGATGGCGAGCTGTATGTCTATGTCGAGGACATCGCGCGCGACCGCCTGGCCGGCTACACCGTGTTCAACCGCCTGATCGAGCTGGACCGGCGCGCCGACCGCCATCTGCGCGCGCCGCATTCGCGCTTTCGCGCCGCCTACCAGCGCCGCGGCCTGGCCGGCGCGATCTACCGCCGCGTGCTGGAGGCGGGCCGCCATTGCCTGCTCAGCGGCGCGCGCCAGTCCGAGGGCGCCCATGCGCTGTGGCAGACGCTGGCGCGGCAGTACGAGTCGGCCTACGTGGACCTACGCGACAAGCGCCTGGCCTATCTAGGCCGCGAGATCGGCGCCGCGCCATGCGAGGCGCTGCAGACGCGCCGCCTGCTGCTGGGCCGCGGCTGGAGCCTGGAGGCGCTGGGCCGGCGGGCCGGGCTGCGCCTCGGGCCTTAG
- a CDS encoding DUF72 domain-containing protein has protein sequence MQDALFPDEELAAPPPPVTAPGQKVRPQPVDEAQRALAAALPAQAHLGSSSWTYPGWAGLVWDKAYAETLLSKQGLAAYSQQPLHRAVSIDRGFYRPLTASQYERYAAQVPADFRFTVKAPSLVADAQVRAEGSGRGQQLNPAFLNPALALQEFIQPALEGLGARIGALVFQLSPLTPGMLQRMPEQLERLRTLLRALPDLRAATPDGVIAVEVRDPEWLTPDFVAVLREAGATYCLGLHPKLPAIEEQLPLLRALWPGPLVCRWNLNRLHGPFGYEEAAKKYGDFDAMLDPDPDTRAVLAQVIRGTTGAGHKAYVTISNKAEGCAPLSVRALAEAVVRQSAAKT, from the coding sequence ATGCAAGATGCCTTGTTCCCGGACGAGGAGCTGGCCGCGCCGCCCCCGCCGGTGACCGCGCCCGGCCAGAAGGTCCGCCCCCAGCCCGTCGACGAGGCCCAGCGCGCGCTGGCCGCCGCCCTGCCCGCCCAGGCCCACCTGGGCAGTTCCTCCTGGACCTATCCCGGCTGGGCCGGCCTGGTCTGGGACAAGGCCTATGCCGAGACCCTGCTGTCCAAGCAGGGTCTGGCCGCCTACAGCCAGCAGCCGCTGCACCGCGCGGTCAGCATCGACCGCGGCTTCTACCGCCCGCTGACCGCCAGCCAGTACGAGCGCTATGCGGCCCAGGTACCGGCCGACTTCCGCTTCACGGTCAAGGCGCCCAGCCTGGTCGCCGATGCCCAGGTGCGAGCCGAGGGCAGCGGCCGCGGCCAGCAGCTCAATCCCGCCTTCCTGAACCCGGCGCTGGCGCTGCAGGAATTCATCCAGCCGGCGCTGGAGGGCCTGGGCGCCAGGATCGGCGCGCTGGTGTTCCAGCTCAGCCCGCTGACACCCGGCATGCTGCAGCGCATGCCCGAGCAACTGGAGCGCCTGCGCACCCTGCTGCGCGCCCTGCCCGACCTGCGCGCGGCCACGCCGGACGGGGTGATCGCGGTCGAGGTGCGCGACCCCGAATGGCTGACGCCGGACTTCGTCGCGGTGCTGCGCGAGGCCGGCGCCACCTACTGCCTGGGCCTGCATCCCAAGCTGCCGGCGATCGAGGAGCAACTGCCGCTGCTGCGCGCGCTCTGGCCCGGCCCGCTGGTCTGCCGCTGGAACCTGAACCGCCTGCACGGCCCCTTCGGCTACGAGGAGGCGGCGAAGAAGTACGGCGACTTCGACGCCATGCTCGACCCCGACCCCGACACCCGCGCGGTGCTGGCCCAGGTGATACGCGGCACCACCGGCGCCGGCCACAAGGCCTATGTCACGATCAGCAACAAGGCCGAGGGCTGCGCGCCGCTGAGCGTGCGCGCGCTGGCCGAGGCCGTGGTGCGACAATCCGCGGCCAAGACCTGA
- the tadA gene encoding tRNA adenosine(34) deaminase TadA, with protein MTTNMTTATPTDEYAMRLALDQAHNALLVGEVPVGAVIMRAGQVIATGYNRPITTHDPTAHAEIVALRHAATLLGNYRLPECELFVTLEPCAMCAMAMMHARLKRVVFAAPDPKTGVAGSVLDLFGQKQLNHHTHIVGGVLAEPSAALLREFFAERRAAARQRRLAAAAAASGADDPIPTGDATHLDPEQP; from the coding sequence ATGACGACGAACATGACGACCGCGACGCCGACCGACGAATACGCGATGCGCCTGGCGCTGGATCAGGCGCACAACGCGCTGCTGGTCGGCGAGGTGCCGGTGGGCGCGGTGATCATGCGCGCGGGCCAGGTGATCGCGACCGGCTACAACCGCCCGATCACGACCCATGATCCGACGGCCCATGCCGAGATCGTCGCGCTGCGCCATGCGGCCACCCTGCTGGGCAACTACCGGCTGCCGGAGTGCGAGCTGTTCGTGACCCTGGAGCCCTGCGCGATGTGTGCGATGGCGATGATGCATGCGCGGCTGAAGCGCGTGGTGTTCGCCGCTCCCGATCCCAAGACCGGCGTGGCCGGCTCGGTGCTGGACCTGTTCGGCCAGAAGCAGCTGAACCACCATACCCATATCGTCGGCGGCGTGCTGGCCGAGCCCTCGGCCGCGCTGCTGCGCGAGTTCTTCGCCGAGCGCCGCGCGGCCGCGCGCCAGCGCCGCCTGGCGGCCGCCGCGGCGGCATCCGGCGCCGACGATCCCATCCCCACCGGCGACGCCACCCATCTGGACCCCGAACAACCATGA
- a CDS encoding LD-carboxypeptidase: MSSLTLFTPAGVLAKSQPLKRAAKRLSQLGFEVEIDADALAKHQRFAGDDATRLAALHRVADAAPSVALATRGGYGMTRLLDQIDWTRLLRSIEQGTRWVGHSDLTALQLGLLAHTKHRGFGLWAGPLACDDFGRTDEEGGVDEVTQDCFVEAMQGLLEAVGFRTEAGFDGLHERGTLWGGNLCVLSSMLGTPHFPKIKGGILFLEDVNEHPYRVERMLLQLAQAGVLQAQKAVVLGEFSAWKKSPLDRGYKLKDAIEAVRARCPGLPILTGLPFGHVPTKVCLPVGAKMDLVVQGREALMIWGPDPAHHHHHEDCGEDCGHDHHDHHAH, encoded by the coding sequence ATGAGTTCCCTGACCCTGTTCACCCCCGCCGGCGTGCTGGCCAAGAGCCAGCCGCTGAAGCGCGCGGCCAAGCGCCTGAGCCAGCTCGGTTTCGAGGTCGAGATCGATGCCGACGCGCTGGCCAAGCATCAGCGCTTCGCCGGCGACGACGCGACCCGCCTGGCGGCGCTGCACCGCGTCGCCGATGCCGCGCCCTCGGTGGCGCTGGCCACGCGCGGCGGCTATGGCATGACGCGGCTGCTGGACCAGATCGACTGGACGCGCCTGCTGCGCTCGATCGAGCAGGGCACGCGCTGGGTCGGCCATAGCGACCTGACCGCGCTGCAGCTGGGCCTCTTGGCCCATACCAAGCATCGCGGCTTCGGTCTTTGGGCCGGCCCGCTGGCCTGCGACGACTTCGGCCGCACGGACGAGGAGGGCGGCGTCGACGAGGTGACGCAGGACTGCTTCGTCGAGGCGATGCAGGGGCTGCTGGAGGCGGTGGGCTTTCGCACCGAGGCCGGCTTCGACGGCCTGCACGAGCGCGGCACCCTGTGGGGCGGCAACCTCTGCGTGCTGAGCTCGATGCTGGGCACCCCGCATTTCCCCAAGATCAAGGGCGGCATCCTGTTCCTGGAAGACGTCAACGAGCATCCCTACCGGGTCGAGCGCATGCTGCTGCAGCTGGCGCAGGCCGGCGTGCTGCAGGCGCAGAAGGCGGTGGTGCTGGGCGAGTTCAGCGCCTGGAAGAAGTCGCCGCTGGACCGCGGCTACAAGCTGAAGGACGCGATAGAGGCGGTGCGCGCGCGCTGCCCGGGCCTGCCTATCCTGACCGGCCTGCCCTTCGGTCATGTGCCGACCAAGGTCTGCCTGCCGGTCGGCGCCAAGATGGACCTGGTGGTGCAGGGCCGCGAGGCGCTGATGATCTGGGGCCCGGACCCGGCGCACCATCATCACCATGAGGACTGCGGCGAGGATTGCGGGCACGATCACCATGATCACCACGCGCACTAG
- a CDS encoding ABC transporter substrate-binding protein, translating into MQGLPGFAALRGIGLALAAAAATLALTACNNSPYELGAAKSNTIYNSFDERSPRYLDPTASYSNPESVYTYQIYEPLYAYHYLKRPYQLVPKVAERVVHPYYLDKDGKRLPDDAPADQIAQSVYDIPIKKGIKFQPHPALAKDDKGNYLYHHLTREQLGAKRSPWDFPVQGTRELVAEDYVYAIKRHATPRIEAPIFAIFSEYVLGLKDYAKLVREENAKLLKGLPETTRDKPFLDFRQWPLEGAQAVDSHTLRVRIKGKYPQWQYWMAMTFVSPLPWEADAFYAQPGMAENSMSLNQWPLGTGPYMMTEYVQDRRHVMKRNPNYRGEPYPCEGSEADRKAGLLDDCGKTMPFADTIVSTIVKEKVPRKELFKQGYLDVPEIERPEWGVDFQVDMDDSDEVKAAYQAKGFKFPLVTDINSWYLGFNWMDPVVGKGDTPEQQLKNRKLRQALSIAIDWEEGYGRIFRAKGGVAAHGPVPPGVFGSREEEPGYFNPVTHRLVNGEVQRRPIEDALKLLAEAGYPDGRDAKTGKPLVLSYDYQRTTTPEIKAELDWMVKQFAKLGVQLEIRATDYNQFQDKVLKGKHQIFWWGWLADYPDAENFLFLLYGPNSKSKHEGENTANYENPEYDRLYRRMQTLDDGPEKQKVIDQMVQIAREDSPWAWGYWPYVGLAFQPWVYNGKPGIMIRDMARYYRVDPQQRAAKQAEWNRPIWWPLLLLLAGAAAIIWTTRSSFRARELATAKGYDAARNAA; encoded by the coding sequence ATGCAAGGGCTTCCTGGTTTCGCCGCGTTGCGCGGCATCGGCCTGGCGCTGGCCGCCGCAGCGGCGACGCTGGCGCTGACCGCCTGCAACAACAGCCCCTATGAGCTGGGTGCGGCCAAGTCGAACACGATCTACAACTCCTTCGACGAGCGCTCGCCGCGCTATCTGGACCCGACCGCGTCCTACAGCAACCCGGAATCGGTCTACACCTACCAGATCTACGAGCCGCTCTACGCCTACCACTACCTGAAGCGGCCCTACCAGCTGGTGCCCAAGGTGGCCGAGCGGGTGGTGCATCCCTATTACCTGGACAAGGACGGCAAGCGCCTGCCGGACGATGCGCCGGCCGATCAGATCGCGCAGTCGGTCTACGACATCCCGATCAAGAAGGGCATCAAGTTCCAGCCGCACCCGGCCCTGGCGAAGGACGATAAGGGCAACTACCTGTACCACCACCTGACGCGCGAGCAGCTCGGCGCCAAGCGCTCGCCCTGGGATTTCCCGGTGCAGGGCACGCGCGAACTGGTGGCCGAGGACTATGTCTATGCGATCAAGCGCCATGCGACGCCGCGCATCGAGGCGCCGATCTTCGCGATCTTCTCCGAGTATGTGCTGGGGCTGAAGGACTACGCCAAGCTGGTGCGCGAGGAGAACGCCAAGCTGCTGAAGGGCCTGCCCGAAACGACCCGCGACAAGCCCTTCCTGGACTTCCGCCAATGGCCGCTGGAGGGCGCGCAGGCGGTCGACAGCCACACGCTGCGGGTGCGCATCAAGGGCAAGTACCCGCAGTGGCAGTACTGGATGGCGATGACCTTCGTCTCACCGCTGCCCTGGGAGGCCGATGCCTTCTATGCCCAGCCGGGCATGGCGGAGAACAGCATGTCGCTGAACCAGTGGCCGCTGGGCACCGGCCCCTACATGATGACCGAGTATGTGCAGGACCGGCGCCATGTGATGAAGCGCAACCCGAACTACCGCGGCGAGCCTTATCCCTGCGAAGGCTCGGAGGCCGACCGCAAGGCCGGCCTGCTGGACGATTGCGGCAAGACCATGCCCTTCGCCGACACCATCGTCTCGACCATCGTCAAGGAGAAGGTGCCGCGCAAGGAGCTGTTCAAGCAGGGCTATCTGGACGTGCCGGAGATCGAGCGGCCCGAATGGGGCGTCGACTTCCAGGTCGACATGGACGATTCCGACGAGGTCAAGGCCGCCTACCAGGCCAAGGGCTTCAAGTTCCCCCTGGTGACCGACATCAACAGCTGGTACCTGGGCTTCAACTGGATGGACCCGGTGGTCGGCAAGGGCGACACGCCCGAGCAGCAGCTGAAGAACCGCAAGCTGCGCCAGGCGCTGTCGATCGCGATCGACTGGGAGGAGGGCTACGGCCGCATCTTCCGCGCCAAGGGCGGCGTGGCCGCCCATGGGCCGGTGCCGCCGGGCGTGTTCGGCTCGCGCGAGGAGGAGCCGGGCTACTTCAATCCGGTGACGCACCGCCTGGTCAATGGCGAGGTGCAGCGTCGTCCGATCGAGGACGCGCTCAAGCTGCTGGCCGAGGCCGGTTATCCCGACGGCCGCGACGCCAAGACCGGCAAGCCGCTGGTGCTGAGCTACGACTACCAGCGCACCACCACGCCCGAGATCAAGGCCGAACTGGACTGGATGGTCAAGCAGTTTGCCAAGCTGGGCGTGCAGCTGGAGATCCGCGCCACCGACTACAACCAGTTCCAGGACAAGGTGCTCAAGGGCAAGCACCAGATCTTCTGGTGGGGCTGGCTGGCCGACTATCCGGACGCGGAGAACTTCCTGTTCCTGCTCTACGGCCCGAACAGCAAGTCCAAGCATGAGGGCGAGAACACCGCCAACTACGAGAACCCCGAGTACGACCGCCTGTACCGCCGCATGCAGACCCTGGACGATGGTCCGGAGAAGCAGAAGGTGATCGACCAGATGGTGCAGATCGCGCGCGAGGACTCGCCCTGGGCCTGGGGTTACTGGCCCTATGTGGGCCTGGCCTTCCAGCCCTGGGTCTACAACGGCAAGCCCGGCATCATGATCCGCGACATGGCGCGCTACTACCGCGTCGACCCGCAGCAGCGCGCGGCCAAGCAGGCCGAATGGAACCGCCCGATCTGGTGGCCGCTGCTGCTGTTGCTGGCCGGCGCCGCCGCGATCATCTGGACCACCCGCAGCTCCTTCCGTGCCCGCGAACTGGCGACGGCCAAGGGCTACGACGCCGCCCGCAACGCCGCCTGA